The Candidatus Obscuribacter sp. genomic interval GAGCTAAACTGCCGCAACCAGTAGAGCACTTTGTTGATGTGCTTGAGATTGTGGTAGTAGCGACTGCGTTCGCCATAAAGCGTTTCGAGCTTTTGCCAGATGCTAAGCCACTTTTCTTCGCTGACCTTTAGCTCTGCCATCAGTCTGGCAAAGCTCTTTTTGGCCAGCGCCACTTGAGTAGCTGAGGCAACCAGAGGTGGTTTGTTGGAATGAGTGGCCAGAAGATAAATGCCTTTGAGTGTCAAATTGGGGTCTACCACATCAAACACTTTACCAAATTGGTCGACAGACTTGCTCCAACCTCCGGTGCCGACAGTGAGAGCGCGGCCGCTGAGATTGCTTTTGGCAACACTGAGCCATTCTCTTACCAGACCAATGTGACCGGTAAAGACACCGTTGCGCATATGCGTGGCAGTGTCAAAACCGAGACCGAGAGTTTGACCCTCCATCTTGAGCAGTGGCAAAAGGGCTGTACGCTGGTGCAAGGACTCTAGCGTGACACTGAGTCCGGGGGCAATCCAGCCGCCTTTGACGTGACCAGAGCCCGACAACACCAACATGGTCGTAGCAGTACCCATGCCAATTACGGCTACCGGTGTGCGTCCTTTGCCATGCAGCATCCAGGCCGCAACAGCGTCAGCGACACGGTCGGCGCCCATGGTGCGGTCCATGCCGGTGAGGAGATTTTGACAAATTTCGCTTATCGAGATCACTTCTCTATCGCTCAAAAGCGAGCGTAGATGTTGTTCGGCT includes:
- a CDS encoding type III pantothenate kinase gives rise to the protein MKELLAIDIGNSNVKYALFVNGKITETWRHPTDQVTAQAAPILKSQSCPVAISSVVPAAEQHLRSLLSDREVISISEICQNLLTGMDRTMGADRVADAVAAWMLHGKGRTPVAVIGMGTATTMLVLSGSGHVKGGWIAPGLSVTLESLHQRTALLPLLKMEGQTLGLGFDTATHMRNGVFTGHIGLVREWLSVAKSNLSGRALTVGTGGWSKSVDQFGKVFDVVDPNLTLKGIYLLATHSNKPPLVASATQVALAKKSFARLMAELKVSEEKWLSIWQKLETLYGERSRYYHNLKHINKVLYWLRQFSSGSPSVLLRLAAFYHDAVYDTRQSDNEDKSAIMALSDLKELGLPDQLAEDVAALVRATKGHRPLAGRLARESRIFLDADLSILGASAGEYGRYAANIALEYDWFEPEAYRKGRAGVLKRFVDRKQIFYTQKATSLLDKAARNNLQREFMRLRQVRNACHQ